In Salisediminibacterium beveridgei, one DNA window encodes the following:
- the metC gene encoding cystathionine beta-lyase encodes MSDKTFDIQTRLLHHKYKTDPHNGAVSVGVQHASTFHQESLDTFGEYDYARSGNPTRQALEEIFAELENGTASYAFASGMAAISTTFMLLSAGDHLVITDDVYGGTFRMTTEVLTRLGIEHTFVDMTDAENVRQAMKDNTKMIFMETPSNPTMKITPVEEIVALAQKAGCLTVLDNTFMTPVLQRPLDLGVDIVVHSATKFIGGHSDVVAGLAAVKDETLSQRFKFLQNSFGAILGPDDCWLIMRGLKTLHTRMTASQKVAENLALWLNEQPEVQSVYYPGLKDHPGFELNKKQSDGPGAVLSFELADRETVNRFAQAVTIPVFAVSLGAVETILSYPAKMSHAAMPDHERAKRGITDGLLRVSVGLESEDDLKQDFRQAFDRLSLN; translated from the coding sequence ATGAGCGATAAGACATTTGATATACAAACCAGACTGTTGCATCACAAATACAAAACCGATCCCCATAACGGGGCAGTGAGCGTCGGGGTACAGCATGCCTCGACGTTTCATCAGGAGAGCCTGGATACCTTTGGCGAATATGATTACGCACGAAGCGGGAATCCGACCCGCCAGGCATTGGAAGAGATTTTCGCAGAGCTCGAAAACGGAACGGCATCTTACGCATTCGCTTCCGGGATGGCGGCGATTTCCACGACGTTCATGCTCCTCTCCGCAGGGGATCATCTGGTGATTACCGATGACGTGTATGGCGGAACATTCAGGATGACGACGGAAGTTCTGACCCGGCTGGGTATTGAGCACACGTTTGTGGACATGACGGATGCGGAGAACGTCCGACAGGCCATGAAAGACAACACAAAGATGATTTTTATGGAAACCCCGTCGAACCCGACGATGAAAATTACGCCCGTGGAAGAGATCGTGGCCTTGGCCCAAAAAGCCGGTTGTCTCACGGTACTCGACAACACATTTATGACCCCGGTGCTGCAGCGTCCCCTGGATCTGGGTGTGGACATCGTCGTGCACAGTGCGACAAAATTCATCGGCGGTCACAGTGATGTGGTGGCAGGTCTTGCGGCAGTTAAAGATGAAACACTTAGTCAACGGTTCAAATTTTTGCAGAACAGTTTCGGAGCCATTTTGGGGCCGGACGATTGCTGGCTGATTATGCGCGGGCTGAAGACGCTCCATACACGCATGACTGCGTCTCAGAAAGTGGCTGAGAATCTGGCATTATGGCTCAATGAACAGCCGGAAGTCCAATCGGTCTACTATCCAGGCCTGAAAGATCACCCTGGCTTTGAATTGAACAAGAAGCAGTCGGACGGACCGGGAGCGGTGCTGTCTTTTGAACTGGCTGACCGCGAAACGGTAAACCGATTTGCCCAGGCCGTGACAATTCCTGTTTTTGCCGTCAGCCTTGGAGCGGTGGAAACGATTCTCTCCTATCCGGCAAAAATGAGCCACGCGGCGATGCCGGATCATGAACGGGCCAAGCGCGGCATTACAGACGGACTGTTACGTGTATCCGTCGGCCTTGAAAGTGAAGATGACTTGAAACAGGATTTCCGGCAGGCATTCGATCGGCTGTCTTTAAACTAA
- a CDS encoding methionine biosynthesis PLP-dependent protein, translated as MGKNTHQLDTSVVQIGNRTDEATGTVSPAIYPSTAYRHEGIGQSTGYDYSRTGNPTREVLEAGIAKLEGGDAGFACSSGMAAIQVVMSLFEQGDHILATNDLYGGTYRLFEEGWRKWGLQFDYGDARDLSFFENRVQDNTKALFIETPTNPLMHEADLKGFKKLAEKHNLLLIVDNTFYTPYLQRPMEDGADIVIHSASKYLSGHNDVIAGLIVTKGETLSERTGYYLNSIGCILSPMDAWLVMRGMKTLALRMERHQANAQAIASFLETHEQVAEVIYPGRGGMMSFRVQDEAMVNPLLQHLELITFAESLGGVESLMTYPATQTHADVPVEIRMELGVCNRLLRFSVGIEAAEDLIEDIDQALQHAGGK; from the coding sequence ATGGGAAAAAACACACATCAGCTGGACACATCCGTGGTCCAGATCGGGAACCGTACAGATGAAGCAACCGGAACGGTGAGCCCGGCGATCTATCCGTCAACGGCCTACCGGCACGAAGGAATCGGTCAGTCCACAGGCTACGATTATTCGAGAACCGGAAACCCGACAAGGGAAGTACTTGAAGCAGGCATTGCCAAACTTGAAGGCGGGGACGCCGGATTCGCCTGTTCGTCGGGCATGGCGGCGATTCAGGTCGTCATGTCCTTATTTGAACAAGGCGATCATATCCTCGCAACAAACGATTTATACGGCGGGACATACCGGCTGTTTGAAGAAGGCTGGCGTAAGTGGGGGCTCCAATTTGATTACGGTGATGCAAGGGACTTGTCTTTTTTTGAGAACCGGGTACAAGACAATACGAAAGCACTCTTCATTGAAACGCCGACGAACCCCCTGATGCATGAAGCGGATCTGAAAGGGTTCAAAAAGCTGGCCGAGAAGCACAATCTGTTATTAATCGTGGACAACACCTTCTATACGCCATATTTACAGCGGCCTATGGAAGACGGTGCGGACATCGTGATCCATAGTGCGTCCAAGTATCTGTCCGGACACAATGATGTGATTGCCGGATTGATTGTTACAAAAGGTGAAACATTATCAGAACGGACCGGCTACTACTTAAACAGTATCGGCTGTATTTTGTCGCCGATGGACGCCTGGCTTGTCATGCGGGGGATGAAGACCCTTGCCCTAAGAATGGAGCGGCATCAGGCGAATGCTCAGGCCATTGCCTCTTTTCTTGAGACGCATGAACAAGTAGCAGAAGTGATTTACCCTGGCCGGGGGGGCATGATGTCCTTTCGGGTACAGGACGAGGCGATGGTGAACCCGCTCTTGCAGCATCTGGAGCTGATTACATTTGCGGAGAGTCTTGGCGGAGTGGAGAGTCTTATGACGTATCCTGCGACCCAGACGCACGCAGATGTCCCGGTGGAGATCCGCATGGAACTGGGCGTCTGTAACCGGCTGCTCCGGTTCTCTGTGGGCATCGAAGCGGCAGAAGATCTAATCGAAGACATAGACCAGGCACTACAACACGCAGGAGGGAAATGA